One genomic window of Leptotrichia shahii includes the following:
- a CDS encoding glycoside hydrolase family 32 protein yields MDFKDIKKNEEKSVLEKKGIVEKDFWRQKYHIQGIVGLINDPNGFSQFKGKYHMFYQWNPLGTIHKNKTWAHSVSKDLLHWERLETALRPDTWYSKDGVYSGSAIADDGKLYLFYTGNVKDADGNRESYQCLAVSSDGENFERWEPSIINQPDGYTRHIRDPKIWKKDGKFYAVIGIQSEDLEGKAVLYSSENIKDWKFEGEIAGANHGKIKDFGFMWECPDYFQLKDEKTGEVKDLLVFSPQGLEPEGDLYNNKYQTGYLFGKLDYEKPEFEITSDFVEIDRGHDFYAPQSMEDDKGRRIIVGWMGVPEEEDFPTVKNEWLHCLTLPRELKVIDGRLYQLPIKEMESIRGEKLEFNEKVAGEVQVGTGTTYELKAKFADFNSDFGLKLRTGKNSETVLKFDYNDKKFVLDRTKGEQPDKRLRKVYLGDISELELTVFVDNSSVEVFINGGQEVFSSRIFPEKGAHGISVFTDGDVSAEIEKWEWK; encoded by the coding sequence ATGGATTTCAAAGATATTAAAAAAAATGAAGAAAAATCGGTTTTGGAAAAAAAAGGAATTGTGGAAAAGGATTTTTGGCGACAAAAATATCATATTCAAGGAATTGTGGGACTTATTAATGATCCAAATGGATTCTCACAGTTTAAGGGGAAGTATCATATGTTTTATCAATGGAATCCATTAGGGACAATTCATAAAAATAAAACTTGGGCTCATAGTGTAAGTAAAGATTTACTGCATTGGGAAAGATTGGAAACAGCTTTACGACCTGATACTTGGTATTCTAAGGATGGAGTTTATTCTGGAAGCGCAATTGCAGATGATGGAAAACTTTACCTGTTTTATACTGGAAATGTAAAAGATGCTGATGGAAACAGAGAATCTTACCAGTGTCTGGCAGTTTCTAGCGATGGGGAGAATTTTGAAAGATGGGAACCAAGCATTATTAATCAGCCAGATGGATATACTCGACATATAAGAGACCCGAAAATTTGGAAAAAAGATGGAAAGTTTTATGCTGTAATCGGTATTCAAAGTGAAGATTTAGAAGGAAAAGCAGTTTTATACAGTTCAGAAAATATAAAAGACTGGAAGTTTGAAGGGGAAATTGCTGGGGCAAATCATGGAAAAATTAAAGATTTTGGATTTATGTGGGAATGTCCTGACTATTTTCAGCTAAAAGATGAAAAAACTGGAGAAGTAAAGGATTTATTGGTATTTTCTCCACAAGGGCTGGAACCAGAAGGAGATTTGTACAATAATAAATATCAGACAGGATATTTATTTGGAAAACTGGATTATGAAAAACCTGAATTTGAAATCACATCAGATTTTGTGGAAATTGATAGAGGGCATGACTTTTATGCACCACAGTCAATGGAAGATGACAAAGGAAGAAGAATTATTGTAGGCTGGATGGGAGTTCCTGAAGAAGAAGACTTTCCAACTGTGAAAAATGAATGGCTTCACTGCCTGACTTTGCCAAGGGAATTAAAGGTAATTGATGGAAGACTTTATCAATTGCCGATAAAGGAAATGGAAAGCATTCGAGGAGAAAAACTTGAGTTTAATGAAAAGGTGGCTGGAGAAGTTCAAGTTGGAACTGGGACAACTTATGAATTAAAAGCTAAATTTGCTGATTTTAATTCTGATTTTGGATTGAAATTGAGAACGGGCAAAAATAGTGAAACTGTTTTAAAATTTGATTACAATGATAAGAAATTCGTATTGGACAGAACAAAGGGTGAGCAGCCTGATAAGAGATTAAGAAAAGTTTATTTGGGAGATATTTCAGAACTGGAACTTACAGTATTTGTAGATAATTCTTCTGTGGAAGTGTTTATTAATGGTGGACAGGAAGTGTTTTCATCGAGAATATTCCCAGAAAAAGGTGCACATGGTATAAGTGTATTTACAGATGGAGATGTAAGTGCAGAAATTGAAAAATGGGAATGGAAATAA
- the rsmB gene encoding 16S rRNA (cytosine(967)-C(5))-methyltransferase RsmB: MVKNKITEKKMIRSNNIKLDIINIIDDILHEKKYSNIQLNYYFSKKNYAQKEKTFITNVINTTIKNLIYIDYLIEKGTRSVKKRKIKQLLRISVAQLFFMESDDAGVIFEAGEVAKIINEHQVGFVNASLQAILKNKKKFDSEIPMDKRESIALSYPQWFVNKIKIDFPDNYLEIMESYKKRSYLSVRFDKSKITKEKFEKLLKEINTKFLFSIDEVYYLSNANIFDTEIYKNGGIVIQDASSYLAVKNLNVKDGDVVLDACAAPGGKSLGILQLFNPEKLISTDIHEHKVKLLNELKDKYGYNNFQIKLNNATQIENLGVKFDKILLDMPCSGLGVLRKKPEKIYELTSNDIKTLKKLQKKIFESAYKCLKNGGEIVYSTCTFSKNENTNNIQYLLEKYEDLEILDLEIPENVEIEKDELGGVYISYKNKYMDGFYIAKLRKN, from the coding sequence TTGGTAAAAAATAAAATAACAGAAAAAAAAATGATAAGAAGCAATAATATTAAATTAGACATTATAAATATTATTGATGATATTTTGCATGAGAAAAAATATAGCAATATTCAGTTAAATTATTATTTTTCTAAAAAAAATTATGCACAAAAGGAAAAGACTTTTATTACAAATGTTATAAATACTACAATAAAAAATTTAATTTATATTGATTATTTAATTGAAAAAGGCACACGAAGTGTAAAAAAGCGAAAAATAAAGCAACTTTTGAGAATCTCAGTTGCACAGCTATTTTTTATGGAATCGGATGATGCAGGAGTGATATTTGAAGCTGGAGAAGTTGCGAAAATTATAAATGAGCATCAAGTTGGATTTGTAAATGCATCTTTACAGGCAATTTTAAAAAATAAGAAAAAGTTTGATAGCGAGATTCCAATGGATAAAAGAGAAAGTATTGCTTTATCATATCCACAATGGTTTGTGAATAAAATTAAAATTGATTTTCCAGATAATTATTTGGAAATAATGGAATCTTATAAAAAAAGAAGTTATCTATCGGTTAGATTTGATAAAAGTAAAATCACAAAAGAGAAATTTGAAAAATTATTGAAGGAAATTAATACGAAATTCTTATTTTCAATTGATGAAGTCTATTATTTATCAAATGCGAATATTTTTGATACTGAAATTTATAAAAATGGAGGAATTGTGATTCAAGATGCTTCATCTTATCTAGCTGTGAAAAATTTAAATGTGAAAGATGGAGATGTTGTGCTTGATGCTTGTGCCGCTCCAGGTGGAAAATCTCTTGGAATTTTGCAATTATTTAATCCAGAAAAATTGATTTCTACTGATATTCATGAGCATAAAGTGAAATTGTTAAATGAACTTAAAGATAAATATGGGTATAATAATTTTCAAATAAAGTTAAATAATGCAACACAAATTGAAAATTTAGGAGTTAAATTTGATAAAATATTGTTGGATATGCCATGTAGCGGACTTGGAGTGCTTAGGAAAAAGCCAGAGAAAATATATGAATTGACTTCAAATGACATAAAAACTTTGAAAAAACTTCAGAAAAAAATATTTGAAAGTGCGTATAAATGCTTAAAAAATGGCGGAGAGATCGTCTATAGCACTTGCACTTTTTCTAAAAATGAAAATACAAATAATATTCAGTATCTCTTGGAAAAATATGAGGATTTGGAAATTTTAGATTTGGAAATTCCAGAAAATGTGGAAATTGAAAAAGATGAACTTGGCGGGGTTTATATTTCATATAAAAATAAATATATGGATGGATTTTATATTGCAAAATTGAGAAAAAATTAA
- a CDS encoding NUDIX domain-containing protein — MRFDLDNDVKFILEQLNKNGKGFIVGGAIRDKILNRDPGDYDFATDIEYSELKRIFADYNPKEMGAHFGILMIKVNGKNYEIAKFRKETGIYNSRYPKEIKFVKTIEEDLARRDFTINSLAYSKQTGIIDLYGGKQDIRRKVIRFVGKPKLRIEEDALRILRAFRFISKLGFNLDKKTAEAIYKKRKFLLKISKERLFDELSKILMGNFVKKAFIEMKKLKVLEMLIPEFRYAYNFDQNNPNNPDDLFHHIIKVIHLCDYDLITRFAALFHDLGKINAKIIDAKGVFHFYGHEKESTLIAEEELRQLRASNEFTNSVKKIVKNHMLIYQDVSDKTLKKLIIEMDERNLKRLFNLFSADLNSKGIRTRAENNEILQNFRNRIENIKKQGEVPQFNDLDITGIDLINLKFSNREIGEVKNRLYELVLEDKIVNEKEELLKYIVKHYNLKGDFKYENSCGAIVFNENTEKILLVKMHNGNWGFPKGHIENNETKEETAIREVFEETNINIKIIPGFEHLIKYIPNEKTIKKVTIFAGITQDEDVKIDVSEIEAFQWCTYEEALKLTTYKLQKDVLENARKVFVSSKIIKKRNSE; from the coding sequence ATGCGATTTGATCTGGATAATGATGTGAAATTCATATTGGAACAATTAAATAAAAATGGAAAAGGATTTATTGTTGGAGGAGCAATTAGGGATAAAATTCTAAATAGGGATCCAGGAGATTATGATTTTGCGACTGACATAGAATATTCAGAATTAAAAAGAATTTTTGCAGATTACAATCCAAAGGAAATGGGAGCACATTTTGGAATTCTTATGATAAAGGTCAATGGGAAAAATTATGAAATAGCAAAATTTCGTAAAGAAACAGGAATTTATAATAGCAGATATCCAAAGGAAATTAAATTTGTAAAAACAATTGAAGAAGATTTGGCAAGACGGGATTTTACGATAAATTCACTAGCTTATAGCAAACAGACTGGAATAATTGATTTGTATGGGGGAAAGCAGGATATTAGGCGGAAAGTGATAAGATTTGTCGGAAAGCCTAAATTGAGAATAGAAGAGGATGCACTTAGAATTTTGCGAGCTTTTAGATTTATTTCTAAATTAGGATTTAATTTGGATAAGAAAACAGCGGAAGCTATTTATAAAAAAAGAAAATTTTTATTAAAAATATCAAAGGAAAGGCTCTTTGATGAGCTAAGTAAAATTTTGATGGGGAATTTTGTAAAAAAGGCGTTTATTGAAATGAAAAAACTAAAAGTTCTGGAAATGCTAATTCCAGAATTTCGTTATGCATATAATTTTGATCAGAATAATCCAAATAATCCAGATGATTTATTTCATCATATAATAAAAGTTATTCATCTTTGTGATTATGATTTAATTACTAGATTTGCTGCACTTTTTCACGATTTGGGAAAAATTAATGCAAAAATTATTGATGCAAAGGGAGTTTTCCACTTTTACGGGCATGAAAAGGAAAGTACATTGATTGCTGAAGAAGAATTGAGGCAGCTTAGGGCTTCAAATGAATTTACAAATTCTGTAAAAAAAATTGTTAAAAACCACATGCTGATTTATCAGGATGTTTCAGATAAAACACTGAAAAAGTTGATTATTGAGATGGATGAAAGGAATTTGAAACGGCTATTTAATCTATTTTCTGCTGATTTAAATTCAAAAGGTATAAGAACTCGTGCAGAAAATAATGAAATTTTACAAAATTTTAGGAATAGAATTGAAAATATAAAAAAACAGGGAGAAGTACCGCAATTTAATGATTTGGATATAACAGGAATTGATTTGATAAATCTTAAGTTTAGCAATCGTGAAATTGGGGAAGTTAAAAATAGGCTGTATGAGCTTGTTCTTGAAGATAAAATTGTTAACGAGAAGGAAGAGCTGTTAAAATACATTGTGAAACACTACAATTTGAAGGGTGATTTTAAATATGAAAATTCTTGTGGAGCAATTGTTTTTAATGAGAATACAGAGAAAATTCTGCTTGTAAAAATGCACAACGGAAATTGGGGATTTCCAAAGGGACATATTGAAAATAATGAAACTAAGGAAGAAACGGCAATTCGTGAAGTTTTTGAAGAAACAAATATAAATATAAAAATTATTCCAGGCTTTGAACATTTGATAAAATATATTCCAAATGAAAAAACCATTAAAAAAGTTACAATTTTTGCGGGAATTACTCAAGATGAGGATGTTAAAATTGATGTTTCTGAAATTGAGGCTTTTCAATGGTGCACCTATGAAGAGGCTTTAAAATTGACAACTTATAAACTGCAAAAAGATGTGCTTGAAAATGCGAGGAAAGTATTTGTTAGTTCAAAAATAATAAAAAAAAGAAATTCAGAATAA
- a CDS encoding BaiN/RdsA family NAD(P)/FAD-dependent oxidoreductase encodes MKREIVIIGGGASGFLTAITARKNGRDVVILERKDRVLKKVLTTGNGRCNLTNVNASNQNYFGIEKTKQPIEKILESFTSQDAMKFFEDEVGIICNEENRGKVYPLSGQAASIVDGLRFYAQSLGIEIITDFYVTKIEKEMFNFKIISEDKRQIIAKKVVLATGGKSYPELGSNGSGYELAKSFGHTVTKLIPVIVQLKAEKEKIKGLKGIKSDAEVTAFGENKNGEKIKICTYDGELLFTDFGISGNVVFNISYVFPIYKNVEFEIDFMPKFTYNEIFEILKKRRTILKDFTMEQFFNGVVNKKLGQFLTKSAGIEKLSKSINELTDNEIRKICTTLKKYRIKIIDTNGFKAAQVTAGGIPLSEVNLENLKSKKVKNLYFAGEILDVYGECGGFNLQWAWTSGYFLGKNL; translated from the coding sequence ATGAAAAGAGAAATAGTGATAATTGGAGGTGGCGCTTCAGGTTTTCTGACGGCGATTACTGCAAGGAAAAATGGAAGAGATGTTGTCATTCTGGAGAGAAAGGACAGAGTTTTAAAAAAAGTGCTGACAACTGGAAATGGACGATGTAACTTAACAAATGTGAATGCTTCAAATCAAAATTATTTTGGAATTGAGAAAACGAAGCAGCCGATTGAGAAGATTTTGGAAAGTTTTACTTCACAGGATGCGATGAAATTTTTTGAAGATGAAGTTGGAATTATTTGCAATGAGGAAAATCGTGGGAAAGTTTATCCACTTAGTGGACAGGCGGCATCAATTGTAGATGGACTACGATTTTATGCACAAAGTCTTGGAATAGAGATAATTACAGACTTTTATGTTACAAAAATTGAGAAGGAAATGTTTAATTTTAAGATAATTTCTGAGGATAAAAGACAGATAATTGCCAAAAAGGTAGTACTTGCAACTGGTGGAAAATCGTATCCTGAACTTGGTTCAAATGGGAGCGGCTATGAGCTGGCAAAGAGCTTTGGACATACTGTTACGAAATTAATCCCTGTTATTGTACAGCTAAAGGCAGAAAAAGAAAAAATTAAAGGATTAAAAGGGATTAAGTCGGATGCGGAAGTTACGGCTTTTGGAGAAAATAAAAATGGAGAGAAAATAAAAATTTGTACTTATGACGGCGAACTACTGTTTACGGATTTTGGAATTTCTGGAAATGTGGTTTTTAATATTTCATATGTTTTCCCAATTTATAAAAATGTAGAATTTGAAATTGACTTTATGCCAAAATTTACTTATAATGAAATTTTTGAAATTTTAAAAAAACGTCGGACAATATTAAAGGATTTTACAATGGAACAATTTTTTAATGGAGTTGTCAACAAAAAACTAGGACAATTTTTGACAAAATCGGCAGGAATAGAAAAGTTATCAAAAAGTATAAATGAACTGACAGACAACGAAATTCGCAAAATTTGCACAACTTTAAAAAAATATAGAATAAAAATTATTGATACAAATGGCTTTAAAGCTGCTCAAGTTACCGCTGGAGGTATTCCTCTAAGTGAAGTAAATCTGGAAAATTTGAAATCAAAAAAAGTTAAAAATTTATATTTTGCTGGTGAAATACTAGATGTTTATGGTGAGTGTGGTGGATTTAATTTACAATGGGCTTGGACATCTGGATATTTTTTAGGAAAAAATCTTTAA